A window of the Flavobacterium sangjuense genome harbors these coding sequences:
- a CDS encoding carboxypeptidase-like regulatory domain-containing protein produces the protein MKKLYALLILFISAVSFSQNIRFEGIIQDTNKAPLEMANIMAMNQATKTMDAYAITNDKGKFVLNLKPNSSYTIKMSYLGMQNKEITITTQTQNISQNITMESGGIELEGVEIVREMPVSIKGDTIVYNADSFKTGTERKLEDVLKKLPGVEVNADGEVEVEGKKVSKLMVEGKDFFDGDTKLGVKNIPADAIDKVQVLRNYNENSILKGVENNQDNVAMNIKLKSGKKNFWFGDITAAGGFRPEDKFDRYNVNPKLFYYSPKYSVNIITNFNNIGELPLTIQDYFKFTGGFRSMMAKGGSSFNVSSNDLGISLLRNNRAKEIETDFGATNFSYNPTKSWSLSGFGILSSSITDLETVSTTNFLDPTSTEVASTENREEIAHQKSNLGLFKLSSSYKPNVNFQFDYDILTKFSKQDENNSLLRETIDESSNSTTENIFTAKKQDPVTVNQNLSFYYTAAEKHVFAFESQHLYQDENPFYNADLASDPFTSTSPAINILGYDTSQNRTNLNQNRFVKTNKLDAKLDYYYMVTPKSNINITLGNTNSNQSFNSSMYQILDNGNVNQLDNTTNTNDVNYRFNDAFLGLHYKVLTGKFTFTPGVSLHTYSLNNEQLGTSYKQNFTRILPDFLALYQIKKAETLTYNFSFTNNFTDINRQAEGFVLNSYSSLSTGNRTLENSIQQSHTLRYFKYNMFNFENIAGAISYNRTVDAVKTRAFFNNVNQVSSPYNSEFADETLTFFGNYGRSFLKYYKASLNATLNWSKYNNIQIDRNTLLDVPVTNESFMQTYTIKASTNFKDLPNIELGYSYTINDYPTDTFFTDKPTVRLDYFFLKSFSFVSEYEFYHYYNSDKSVENEYDFLSASLIYQKTKDSKWEYKISATNLLNTTSLNDDNFSQFSTRTSQYRVQPRYVMLSLKYNL, from the coding sequence ATGAAAAAACTATACGCATTACTTATTCTTTTTATATCAGCCGTTTCTTTTTCTCAAAACATCCGTTTTGAAGGAATAATTCAGGATACTAATAAAGCGCCACTCGAAATGGCAAATATCATGGCGATGAATCAGGCAACCAAAACCATGGATGCTTACGCGATTACAAACGACAAAGGGAAGTTTGTGCTGAACCTAAAACCAAATTCATCCTACACTATTAAAATGAGTTACCTTGGAATGCAAAACAAGGAAATTACGATTACGACTCAAACTCAAAACATCAGCCAAAACATTACGATGGAAAGCGGCGGAATTGAACTCGAAGGAGTTGAAATTGTCCGCGAAATGCCGGTTTCTATAAAAGGTGATACGATAGTTTATAACGCCGATTCTTTTAAAACCGGAACCGAAAGAAAACTGGAAGATGTCTTAAAAAAATTGCCCGGAGTTGAAGTCAATGCCGATGGAGAAGTAGAAGTTGAGGGCAAAAAAGTTTCTAAATTAATGGTAGAAGGCAAAGATTTTTTCGATGGCGATACGAAACTTGGTGTAAAAAATATTCCGGCAGATGCTATTGATAAAGTACAGGTGTTACGGAACTACAACGAAAATTCGATACTAAAAGGTGTTGAAAATAATCAGGACAATGTTGCGATGAATATCAAACTGAAATCAGGGAAGAAAAATTTCTGGTTTGGTGATATTACGGCAGCGGGCGGTTTTCGTCCCGAAGATAAATTCGACCGCTATAATGTAAACCCAAAACTGTTTTATTACAGCCCGAAATACAGTGTCAATATCATTACAAATTTTAATAATATAGGCGAATTACCGCTGACGATTCAGGATTATTTCAAATTTACCGGCGGTTTCAGAAGCATGATGGCCAAAGGAGGTTCGAGTTTTAATGTATCCTCAAATGACCTTGGAATTTCATTGTTGCGAAACAACCGCGCCAAAGAAATTGAAACCGATTTCGGAGCAACTAATTTTTCTTATAATCCAACCAAATCATGGTCATTGAGTGGCTTTGGCATTTTGTCTTCATCGATTACGGATTTAGAAACTGTGTCAACGACAAACTTTTTAGATCCAACATCAACCGAAGTTGCATCAACCGAAAATCGTGAAGAAATTGCGCATCAGAAAAGTAATTTAGGTTTGTTTAAATTAAGTTCAAGCTATAAACCGAATGTCAATTTCCAGTTTGATTATGATATTTTGACTAAGTTTTCTAAACAGGACGAAAACAATTCGCTTTTGAGAGAAACTATCGATGAGAGCAGTAACTCAACAACAGAAAATATTTTTACGGCCAAAAAACAAGATCCAGTTACCGTAAATCAGAACCTGAGTTTCTATTATACGGCTGCCGAAAAGCACGTTTTTGCATTTGAAAGCCAACATTTATACCAAGACGAAAATCCGTTTTATAATGCCGATTTGGCTTCCGATCCTTTTACATCAACGTCACCGGCGATTAATATTTTAGGTTATGACACCTCGCAAAACAGAACCAATCTGAACCAAAATCGTTTTGTTAAAACAAATAAATTGGATGCGAAGTTGGATTATTACTATATGGTTACGCCAAAAAGCAACATCAACATTACCTTAGGGAATACAAATTCAAATCAGAGTTTCAACTCATCGATGTATCAAATTTTGGATAATGGAAATGTCAATCAATTGGATAATACAACCAATACCAACGATGTGAATTATCGTTTTAATGATGCCTTTTTAGGATTGCATTACAAAGTGTTGACCGGCAAATTTACCTTTACACCTGGAGTTAGTCTTCATACTTACTCCTTGAACAATGAACAATTGGGAACGAGCTACAAGCAGAATTTCACCAGAATATTACCCGATTTCTTAGCATTGTACCAAATCAAAAAAGCAGAAACGCTGACGTATAATTTTTCGTTTACCAATAATTTCACAGATATTAACCGTCAGGCGGAAGGTTTTGTCTTAAATAGTTACAGTAGTTTGTCAACCGGAAACAGAACGTTGGAGAATTCCATTCAGCAGTCACATACATTGCGTTATTTCAAATACAATATGTTCAATTTTGAAAACATAGCCGGAGCAATTAGTTATAACCGAACCGTTGATGCAGTTAAAACAAGAGCTTTTTTTAATAATGTAAACCAAGTTTCATCACCTTATAACTCTGAATTTGCTGATGAAACCCTGACATTTTTTGGAAATTATGGCCGTTCTTTTCTCAAATATTATAAAGCTTCTTTGAACGCTACTTTGAATTGGTCTAAGTACAATAACATTCAGATTGATAGAAATACACTGCTGGATGTGCCGGTAACGAATGAAAGTTTCATGCAGACTTATACAATTAAAGCTTCGACTAATTTCAAAGATTTGCCAAATATAGAATTGGGGTACAGTTATACAATTAATGACTATCCGACCGATACCTTTTTTACAGATAAACCAACGGTTAGACTGGATTATTTCTTCCTGAAAAGTTTCTCATTTGTTAGTGAATATGAGTTTTATCACTATTACAACAGTGATAAATCGGTTGAAAACGAGTATGATTTTCTTTCGGCTAGTTTGATTTACCAAAAAACTAAAGACAGCAAATGGGAATACAAAATCTCGGCTACCAATTTGCTAAACACAACTTCGCTCAACGATGATAATTTTTCGCAATTCTCTACACGAACTTCACAATACAGAGTGCAGCCGCGTTATGTAATGTTGAGTTTGAAGTATAATTTGTAG
- a CDS encoding deoxynucleoside kinase, whose translation MHIAVAGNIGAGKTTLTRFLAKQFKWEPHFEDVVDNPYLDDFYHQMERWSFNLQIYFLNSRFRQVLQIRESGKNIIQDRTIYEDAHIFAPNLHAMGLMTNRDFENYSDLFELMEGLVGAPDLLIYLRSSIPNLVAQIHKRGRDYENTISIDYLSRLNERYEAWIHTYDKGKLLIIDVDNIDFVNNPEDLGFVINKINAEINGLF comes from the coding sequence ATGCACATAGCAGTAGCAGGAAACATCGGAGCAGGAAAGACAACGTTAACACGGTTTTTGGCAAAGCAATTCAAATGGGAACCTCATTTTGAAGACGTAGTTGACAATCCGTATTTGGATGATTTCTACCACCAAATGGAACGTTGGAGTTTTAACCTTCAGATTTACTTCCTAAATAGTCGTTTTCGTCAGGTATTGCAAATTCGTGAAAGTGGTAAAAATATAATTCAGGACAGAACCATCTATGAAGATGCGCACATTTTTGCTCCCAACTTACATGCCATGGGTTTGATGACGAATCGCGATTTTGAGAATTACTCTGATCTTTTTGAATTGATGGAAGGATTGGTTGGCGCGCCAGATTTGTTGATTTATTTGCGTAGTTCCATTCCAAATTTGGTTGCTCAGATTCACAAACGTGGACGTGATTATGAAAACACTATTTCAATTGATTATCTGAGTCGTTTGAACGAACGTTATGAAGCCTGGATTCACACGTATGACAAAGGTAAGCTACTAATTATAGACGTTGACAATATTGATTTTGTTAATAATCCGGAAGATTTAGGATTTGTAATTAATAAAATTAATGCTGAAATAAACGGATTGTTTTAA
- a CDS encoding GLPGLI family protein, whose translation MRNLLYTSLFLLACITSNAQKDFQGMAVYESKTSTSDFKSRFEGNKDISPEMQKMIEERMKKMFEKTFILNFDKSASIYKEEEKLDAPGGQQGGFRMMSSMMGGGGTYYKNVKDKSYTVDKEFMGKEFLVKDSLPKLNWKMESETRMIGGYNCFKATAVRPVSKSDFRNFRPKKQEEAKEGEAKKDDKEKKTNFMDDFDMPKEIIITAWYTPEIPVNQGPESYWGLPGLILEVNDGKTVILCSKIVLNSKDKVEIKAPTNGKVISQKEYDETVIKKMDELKEMNQGQGRGGMQIRMGN comes from the coding sequence ATGAGAAACTTACTTTATACGTCATTATTCCTTTTAGCATGTATTACTTCAAATGCACAAAAAGACTTTCAGGGAATGGCAGTTTACGAATCAAAAACAAGCACTTCCGATTTCAAATCCCGTTTTGAAGGCAACAAAGATATTTCTCCCGAAATGCAAAAAATGATTGAAGAACGAATGAAAAAAATGTTCGAAAAAACATTCATTCTTAATTTTGATAAATCGGCTTCTATTTATAAAGAAGAAGAAAAACTAGACGCTCCGGGCGGACAACAAGGTGGTTTCAGAATGATGAGCTCTATGATGGGCGGTGGCGGAACCTATTATAAAAATGTAAAAGACAAAAGCTACACCGTTGACAAAGAATTTATGGGGAAAGAATTTTTGGTAAAAGATTCATTGCCAAAACTAAATTGGAAAATGGAAAGTGAAACCCGAATGATTGGCGGTTACAATTGTTTTAAAGCCACAGCAGTTCGTCCAGTAAGCAAATCAGATTTTAGAAATTTCAGACCTAAAAAACAGGAAGAAGCAAAAGAAGGTGAAGCTAAAAAAGACGATAAAGAAAAGAAAACCAACTTTATGGATGATTTTGATATGCCAAAAGAAATTATCATCACAGCTTGGTACACGCCGGAAATTCCGGTGAATCAAGGACCGGAAAGTTATTGGGGTTTACCTGGTTTAATCCTTGAAGTAAACGATGGGAAAACGGTTATTTTGTGTTCTAAAATTGTATTGAATTCTAAAGATAAAGTAGAAATAAAAGCACCAACCAACGGTAAAGTAATTTCTCAAAAAGAGTATGATGAAACCGTTATTAAAAAAATGGATGAATTAAAAGAAATGAATCAGGGACAGGGAAGAGGTGGAATGCAAATCAGAATGGGTAACTAA
- a CDS encoding DUF4153 domain-containing protein, translating into MAKFPSIQSIITATQKTSLRFPLETITAFLGTIIAILLIDEKTDSTEELYVKIIMCCSLCLVLFLSVSLYFSVTQKKAWVRYASSLVLGSIGIALVFSFGDKITEVEALQYFVLNLALHLLVSFSGFIPKSYNQNEFWEFNKQLFLRILTSGLYSGFLYGGLALAITAVKNLFDIEINDHVFGYLFCIIAGIFNTLFFLTGIPDLNTPKSLELNYPKGLKNFTQFVLMPLISIYLVILISYEAKILATFTLPIGWVSYLVLVFSIFGILSFLLIYPIAKDDGNLWMKTFNRWFYYLLIPLLGLLFWAILQRISLYGFTYDRYYVLLLSIWLTIVVFYFLVKKEPKIKFIPISMCIIGLLTIIGPQSADSVSKYSQLSRFENYMKIKEKLTPKQEQDLSSIVDFLEENYGAAVMKPYANNKLDTLLKSEKSAKSSEIMEALGFEYRSQYDLSITNDGNFYYEYYKNESQNIENIHGYDMSFSLSKNIELNCEDCIKINGVSYSIQSIEKDYGTDLKINQEVLPLKIIDFINKNKAFDKDRNEKIIQKIEFPKYSVLLTYRSASGEKVDNQKKINNYTVDVLLKIKP; encoded by the coding sequence ATGGCCAAATTTCCTTCTATTCAAAGTATTATTACGGCAACCCAAAAAACTAGTTTGAGATTTCCATTAGAAACAATTACTGCCTTTTTAGGAACAATCATTGCTATTTTACTTATTGATGAAAAAACAGATTCTACTGAAGAGTTGTATGTAAAAATAATCATGTGTTGTTCACTATGCTTGGTTCTATTCCTTTCGGTGAGTTTGTATTTTTCAGTAACTCAAAAAAAAGCGTGGGTGCGATATGCATCCAGTTTAGTTTTAGGAAGTATCGGAATTGCATTGGTTTTTAGTTTTGGTGACAAAATCACGGAAGTTGAAGCACTGCAATATTTTGTTCTTAATTTAGCCTTACACCTATTAGTTTCTTTTAGTGGATTTATTCCCAAATCGTATAATCAAAATGAATTTTGGGAATTTAACAAGCAACTTTTTCTTCGGATTTTAACTTCGGGTTTATATAGTGGCTTTTTATATGGTGGTTTGGCTTTGGCAATTACAGCGGTTAAAAATTTATTTGATATTGAGATTAACGATCATGTTTTTGGTTATTTATTTTGTATAATCGCCGGAATATTTAATACGCTCTTCTTTTTAACAGGAATTCCGGATTTGAATACTCCAAAATCATTAGAACTTAATTATCCAAAAGGGCTCAAAAATTTTACACAGTTTGTTTTAATGCCATTAATCAGCATTTATTTGGTGATTTTAATTAGTTATGAAGCCAAAATTTTAGCAACTTTTACCTTACCTATCGGATGGGTTTCCTATTTAGTTTTGGTGTTTTCTATTTTTGGAATTTTATCTTTTTTATTGATTTATCCAATTGCAAAAGACGATGGGAATCTTTGGATGAAAACGTTTAATCGTTGGTTTTATTATCTTTTAATTCCGCTGCTGGGTTTATTGTTTTGGGCTATTTTACAAAGAATTTCTCTTTACGGATTCACTTATGATAGATACTATGTGTTATTGTTATCGATTTGGCTAACGATTGTAGTGTTTTATTTTTTGGTTAAAAAAGAACCAAAAATAAAATTTATACCGATAAGTATGTGTATCATAGGGTTATTGACGATTATTGGCCCACAAAGTGCAGATTCAGTTTCTAAGTACAGTCAGCTTTCCCGTTTTGAAAATTATATGAAAATAAAAGAAAAACTAACACCTAAACAAGAACAAGATTTAAGCAGTATTGTTGATTTTTTAGAAGAAAACTATGGCGCTGCAGTGATGAAACCCTATGCTAATAACAAACTTGACACTCTTTTAAAAAGTGAAAAATCTGCTAAATCTAGTGAAATCATGGAAGCATTAGGATTTGAGTATCGCTCACAATATGACCTTTCTATAACAAATGATGGTAATTTTTACTATGAGTATTACAAAAATGAATCTCAAAACATCGAGAACATTCATGGCTATGATATGTCTTTTTCTTTATCAAAAAACATTGAACTAAATTGTGAAGATTGCATAAAAATTAACGGTGTTTCCTATTCAATACAATCAATTGAAAAAGATTATGGCACAGATTTAAAAATAAATCAAGAGGTGTTACCGTTAAAAATAATTGATTTCATCAATAAAAACAAAGCTTTTGACAAAGATAGAAATGAAAAAATTATTCAAAAAATTGAATTTCCTAAATACTCTGTTTTACTTACCTATCGTTCTGCTTCTGGCGAAAAAGTAGATAACCAAAAGAAAATTAACAATTATACAGTTGATGTATTATTAAAAATAAAGCCATGA
- the metK gene encoding methionine adenosyltransferase, which produces MAYLFTSESVSEGHPDKVADQISDALIDNFLAFDAESKVACETLVTTGQVILAGEVKSSTYLDVQQIAREVIKKIGYTKSEYMFDADSCGILSAIHEQSADINQGVDRASKEEQGAGDQGMMFGYATNETENYMPLALDLSHALLIELANLRRENNEIKYLRPDAKSQVTLEYSDDNKPQRIDAIVISTQHDDFAPEAEMLAKIKSDLISILIPRIKAKYPQYAHLFNDQITYHINPTGKFVIGGPHGDTGLTGRKIIVDTYGGKGAHGGGAFSGKDPSKVDRSAAYATRHIAKNLVAAGLCDEVLVQVSYAIGVAKPTSINVVTYGTSKVNLTDGEISKVVENVFDMRPYFIEQRLKLRNPIYSETAAYGHMGRKPETVTKTFQLPNGSPKTVTVELFTWEKLDFVDKVKTAFGI; this is translated from the coding sequence ATGGCTTATTTATTTACATCGGAGTCAGTGAGTGAAGGACATCCAGACAAAGTTGCAGACCAAATTTCTGATGCGTTAATTGACAACTTTTTGGCATTTGATGCTGAATCAAAAGTGGCTTGCGAAACATTGGTTACTACTGGTCAGGTGATTCTTGCCGGAGAAGTAAAATCAAGCACTTATCTTGATGTTCAACAAATTGCAAGAGAAGTAATCAAAAAAATTGGATATACTAAAAGTGAATATATGTTTGATGCGGATTCATGTGGAATCTTATCAGCCATTCACGAGCAATCTGCCGATATTAATCAAGGTGTAGACAGAGCAAGCAAAGAAGAGCAAGGTGCAGGTGATCAGGGAATGATGTTTGGTTATGCTACTAATGAGACTGAAAATTATATGCCATTGGCTTTAGATTTATCTCATGCTTTGTTAATTGAATTAGCTAATCTAAGAAGAGAAAATAACGAAATTAAATACCTTCGTCCGGATGCGAAATCTCAGGTAACTTTAGAGTATTCTGATGACAACAAACCACAAAGAATTGACGCTATCGTTATTTCTACTCAACATGATGATTTTGCTCCTGAAGCTGAAATGTTGGCTAAAATCAAAAGCGATTTGATTTCGATTTTGATTCCGAGAATTAAGGCAAAATATCCTCAATATGCTCATTTATTCAATGACCAAATCACCTATCACATTAACCCAACCGGTAAATTTGTAATCGGTGGACCACATGGAGATACAGGTTTGACAGGAAGAAAAATCATCGTTGATACATACGGTGGAAAAGGAGCTCACGGTGGTGGTGCTTTCTCTGGAAAAGACCCAAGTAAAGTAGACCGTTCAGCAGCTTATGCTACAAGACATATTGCTAAAAACTTAGTTGCGGCAGGATTATGTGACGAAGTTTTAGTTCAGGTTTCGTATGCGATTGGAGTGGCAAAACCAACTTCTATTAACGTAGTAACTTATGGAACGTCAAAAGTTAATTTGACTGATGGAGAAATCAGTAAAGTGGTGGAGAACGTTTTTGATATGCGTCCGTACTTTATTGAGCAACGTTTGAAATTGAGAAATCCTATTTATAGTGAAACGGCTGCTTATGGACACATGGGAAGAAAACCTGAAACGGTAACTAAAACTTTCCAATTGCCAAATGGTTCGCCAAAAACGGTAACTGTAGAGTTATTTACCTGGGAGAAGTTAGACTTCGTAGATAAAGTAAAAACGGCTTTTGGGATTTAA
- a CDS encoding copper homeostasis protein CutC, whose amino-acid sequence MNQLEIACFNLNSALIAQENRADRVELCDGFEVGGTTPSIEIVKQARENLTIDLYIMIRPRGGNFIYSEAEFEQMQSDILTLKALKVDGFVFGILKKNNAVNLEQNKILVDLAKPFPCTFHRAFDEVQNPFEALEQVINCGFKTILTSGQAKNVKEGMDRLTELVAKANSRITIMPGGGLRSSNIGMIQENTKATFYHSSAITAGSQTASADEIIALKSKLK is encoded by the coding sequence ATGAATCAACTCGAAATAGCTTGTTTTAACCTAAATTCAGCACTCATCGCTCAGGAAAACCGAGCAGATAGAGTCGAACTTTGTGATGGTTTTGAAGTTGGTGGCACAACACCCAGTATCGAAATCGTAAAGCAAGCCCGGGAAAATTTAACCATCGATTTGTATATCATGATTCGACCTCGAGGAGGAAATTTTATTTATTCTGAAGCCGAGTTTGAACAAATGCAGTCCGATATTTTGACATTAAAAGCATTGAAAGTTGATGGTTTTGTATTCGGAATTTTAAAGAAAAACAATGCTGTTAATCTGGAACAAAATAAAATTTTAGTCGACTTGGCAAAGCCATTTCCGTGTACGTTTCACCGTGCGTTTGACGAAGTCCAAAATCCTTTTGAGGCTTTGGAACAAGTCATAAATTGCGGATTTAAAACTATTTTAACTTCGGGTCAGGCCAAAAATGTAAAAGAAGGAATGGATCGTTTAACCGAATTGGTTGCCAAAGCGAATAGCCGAATTACCATAATGCCCGGCGGTGGTTTGCGTTCATCAAATATTGGAATGATTCAGGAAAATACAAAAGCGACTTTCTATCATTCTTCTGCTATTACAGCTGGAAGTCAAACTGCTTCAGCCGATGAAATTATTGCTTTAAAATCAAAACTGAAGTGA
- a CDS encoding beta-mannosidase: protein MTSGLKFLVVFLFPMLIWSQNSERNLSSEQWSFKKSNDSSWLPAKVPGTVHTDLFANRLIPDPFFGANEKQLQWIENEDWQYQTNFTIAKDELSNQNCELQFDGLDTFAEVFLNGTKILSANNMFRTWKVDVKKLLKVGQNKLEITFASAVKKGKAEAKKLSYTLPGDEKIFTRKAQYHFGWDWGPRFVTAGIYKKVALRFWNNATIINVKTNQDLTNKDLAKVTFTIELNSTNAMLCQLKVNDKFKDISLKKGKNNLSLTYEIRNPKLWWPNGLGEANLYPFEISLTQEKQVIDNKKLNIGLRTIELVQEKDKIGKSFYFNVNGKLVFMKGANYIPPDSFLPRATDSVYKSIVKNAVDANMNMLRVWGGGVYAEDAFYNECDKNGILVWQDFMFACAMYPGDEAFLENVKQEVIDNVNRLQNHPSIALWCGNNENDEGWHNWGWQKQFNYSANDSTKIWNDYKKLFHKLISQTLDSLLPKNESRYWPSSPSIGWGRQESLLSGDSHYWGVWWGNEPFEMYQKKVGRFMSEYGFQGMPDVKTFQAFAKSDELNFDSEAVKNHQKHPTGYKTINDYMARDYRVPSSFEDYVYVSQLLQAEGMKIAIEAHRAAKPNCMGTLFWQLNDCWPVTSWSSVDYYGRWKAFQYQAKRSFENLLISVKESHDAYDFMICNDDLKSYYGILEATLLDFNGKLIWNESDSKAITANSCFSYNEIPKSELPEFNLKQTVFLVKFKTDEKIASSLFYFAKPKDLQLTKPNIQIIKIDELTYEISSDVLAKNVYLSSEQETFFSDNYFDILPNQKVILKLSKPVESINSKSLFDTFK from the coding sequence ATGACATCAGGGCTTAAATTTCTAGTGGTTTTTTTGTTTCCAATGCTTATTTGGTCACAAAACAGTGAACGCAATTTAAGTTCTGAGCAATGGAGTTTCAAAAAAAGTAATGATTCCAGTTGGCTTCCCGCAAAGGTTCCCGGAACCGTTCACACCGATTTGTTTGCTAATAGACTAATTCCCGATCCTTTTTTTGGTGCCAATGAAAAACAATTGCAGTGGATTGAAAATGAAGATTGGCAATACCAAACGAATTTCACCATTGCAAAAGATGAACTCAGCAATCAAAACTGTGAGTTACAATTCGACGGCTTAGACACTTTTGCCGAAGTCTTTTTAAACGGAACCAAAATCCTTTCCGCCAATAACATGTTCCGAACTTGGAAAGTTGATGTGAAAAAGTTGTTGAAAGTTGGGCAAAACAAGCTCGAAATAACCTTTGCTTCAGCAGTCAAAAAAGGTAAGGCCGAAGCCAAAAAACTATCATATACTTTACCCGGTGACGAAAAAATATTCACTCGAAAAGCACAATATCATTTTGGTTGGGATTGGGGGCCAAGATTTGTTACGGCTGGAATTTACAAAAAAGTAGCCCTTCGTTTTTGGAACAATGCCACAATAATCAACGTTAAAACCAATCAGGACTTGACCAATAAAGATTTGGCAAAAGTTACTTTTACTATAGAGTTGAATAGTACAAATGCTATGCTATGCCAATTGAAAGTCAATGATAAGTTTAAAGATATTTCGCTTAAAAAAGGCAAAAATAATTTGTCACTAACCTATGAAATCAGGAACCCAAAACTGTGGTGGCCAAATGGTTTAGGCGAAGCGAATTTATATCCTTTTGAAATTAGTTTAACCCAAGAAAAGCAAGTCATTGACAATAAAAAACTAAACATTGGTTTACGAACGATTGAATTGGTTCAGGAAAAAGATAAAATAGGAAAGAGTTTTTATTTCAATGTTAATGGGAAACTTGTTTTCATGAAAGGAGCAAATTATATTCCACCGGATAGTTTTTTGCCACGGGCAACCGATTCTGTTTATAAATCGATAGTCAAAAATGCGGTCGATGCCAATATGAATATGCTCCGCGTTTGGGGCGGTGGTGTGTATGCCGAAGATGCTTTTTATAATGAATGTGATAAAAACGGAATTTTGGTCTGGCAGGATTTTATGTTTGCCTGCGCGATGTATCCGGGAGATGAAGCATTTTTGGAAAACGTAAAACAAGAAGTCATTGACAATGTAAATCGATTGCAAAATCATCCAAGCATCGCACTTTGGTGTGGCAATAATGAAAATGACGAAGGCTGGCATAATTGGGGCTGGCAAAAGCAGTTTAACTATTCCGCGAATGATTCAACCAAAATTTGGAACGATTACAAAAAACTTTTTCATAAGCTGATTTCGCAAACATTGGACAGTCTGTTGCCAAAGAATGAAAGCCGTTATTGGCCGTCTTCGCCATCTATCGGTTGGGGGCGACAAGAAAGTTTGCTCAGCGGTGATTCTCATTATTGGGGCGTTTGGTGGGGCAACGAACCTTTTGAAATGTACCAAAAGAAAGTTGGGCGATTCATGAGTGAATATGGTTTTCAGGGCATGCCGGATGTGAAAACTTTTCAGGCTTTCGCCAAAAGTGACGAACTCAATTTCGATTCGGAAGCGGTTAAAAACCACCAGAAACATCCAACAGGTTATAAAACAATCAATGATTATATGGCTCGTGATTATAGAGTTCCGTCTAGTTTTGAGGATTATGTTTATGTGTCACAATTGCTCCAGGCAGAAGGAATGAAAATAGCTATTGAAGCCCATCGAGCCGCCAAACCAAATTGCATGGGAACCTTGTTTTGGCAACTCAATGATTGTTGGCCGGTGACTTCATGGAGTTCAGTAGATTATTATGGTCGTTGGAAAGCTTTTCAATATCAGGCAAAGCGCAGTTTTGAGAATCTTTTGATTTCTGTGAAAGAAAGTCATGATGCATATGATTTCATGATTTGTAATGATGATTTAAAAAGTTATTATGGCATCTTAGAAGCAACATTGCTCGATTTCAATGGTAAGTTGATATGGAATGAAAGCGATTCCAAAGCTATTACTGCGAATTCCTGTTTTAGCTATAACGAAATTCCTAAGAGTGAACTTCCGGAATTCAATTTGAAGCAAACTGTATTTTTGGTTAAGTTCAAAACTGACGAAAAAATAGCCAGCTCACTCTTCTATTTCGCCAAGCCCAAAGATTTGCAACTCACAAAACCGAATATCCAAATTATAAAAATTGATGAGCTGACTTATGAAATCAGTTCCGATGTTTTGGCCAAAAATGTGTATTTGTCTTCTGAGCAGGAAACTTTTTTTAGTGACAATTACTTTGATATTTTACCAAATCAAAAGGTAATCTTAAAGCTTTCCAAACCGGTTGAAAGTATAAATTCGAAGTCGTTATTTGACACTTTCAAATAA